The following coding sequences lie in one Miscanthus floridulus cultivar M001 chromosome 9, ASM1932011v1, whole genome shotgun sequence genomic window:
- the LOC136481961 gene encoding dirigent protein 22-like, protein MAKTKISTVQLQLILISMALTTATATATTHLQFYMHDIVTTTADSPATGVRVARGTTPLPGDPGTPARFGDMHVIDDPLTEGPDAASPAVGRAQGFYPFADQQELAAIFSLNIVFTAGKHNGSYLVVNGKDAFFDEVRELAVIGGAGRFRGATGYGLLTTHYFNSTTKNAVVKIDMYLKLFQGSCQFTCESNFVLGTCAALTHMDMKSLEIYQ, encoded by the coding sequence ATGGCCAAAACCAAGATTAGTACCGTGCAGCTCCAACTGATACTTATCTCCATGGcgctcaccaccgccaccgccactgccaccacGCACCTCCAGTTCTACATGCACGACATCGTGACGACAACAGCAGACAGCCCGGCCACGGGGGTGCGTGTGGCGAGGGGCACAACGCCGCTGCCGGGAGACCCCGGCACCCCTGCCCGCTTCGGCGACATGCACGTGATCGACGACCCACTGACGGAGGGTCCCGATGCGGCGTCGCCGGCAGTGGGGCGCGCGCAGGGGTTCTACCCCTTCGCGGATCAGCAGGAGCTGGCGGCGATATTCTCCCTCAACATAGTGTTCACGGCGGGGAAGCACAACGGCAGCTACCTCGTCGTCAATGGAAAGGACGCCTTCTTTGACGAGGTCAGGGAGCTGGCGGTCATTGGCGGAGCCGGCAGGTTCCGTGGAGCCACCGGTTACGGTCTGCTCACGACGCACTACTTCAACTCCACCACCAAGAACGCCGTGGTCAAGATCGACATGTACCTGAAATTGTTCCAGGGATCATGTCAATTCACCTGTGAATCGAACTTTGTTCTAGGGACATGTGCTGCTCTAACTCATATGGACATGAAAAGTTTAGAGATTTATCAATGA